The Raphanus sativus cultivar WK10039 chromosome 2, ASM80110v3, whole genome shotgun sequence genome includes a region encoding these proteins:
- the LOC108842811 gene encoding pentatricopeptide repeat-containing protein At4g35130, chloroplastic, translating to MAATSLARCCSRIYYNCKCASSSQNHQTNENRNLVNKRRSSKPVRLILRNRSKKLNDPSLTRALRDFAESGLMEDALHLFDEMNKADVFVWNVMIKGFTTCGLYHEALGFYLRMVLFTGIKADSFTYPFVIKSAAGASSLLEGKTIHATVIKLGFDSDVYVSNSLISFYMKLGCEWDAEKVFDEMPERDIVSWNSMVSGFLAVGDGLRSLALFKEMIKCGFEPDRFSIMSVLGACSRVECLRVGKEIHCYAIRSGIEAGDDVMVLTSVLDMYSRFGEVSYAERVFNGMIIRNVVAWNVMVGCYARNGRVVDAFLCFQKMEKELQPDVITLINLLPACEILEGRTIHGYAARRGFLPHVVLESALIDMYGESGKVKSAKVVFDRMGEKNLVSWNSMIAAYVQNGENYSALELFRELWDKDSSLVPDSTTIASILPAYAESLSLREGRQLHGYIVKARYDVSNTIILNSLVHMYAMCGDLEDARKRFDQVVFKDVVSWNSIIMAYAVHGFGSVSVRLFSEMITSGVSPNKSTFASLLAACSISGMIDEGWQHFNSMKREYGIDPGIEHYVYMLDLIGRTGNLSSATRFIEEMPFVPTARIWGSLLKASRNHNDITVAEFAAEQVLKMEHDNTGCYVLLLNMYSEAGRWDDVNRIKLLMKSQGVSRTTNRSIVETKGRAHVFTNGDRSHVETNKIYQVLDIVLGMIEEEEEGKEEDSYVHCVSKMRPETLLKENSNSYRRHSVRLATCLGLISTETGRTVLVRNNTRICRRCHEFLEKTSKVTRREIIVGDSKIFHHFSNGCCSCGNYW from the coding sequence ACGCGATTTCGCGGAATCCGGCCTCATGGAGGATGCACTCCACCTGTTCGACGAAATGAACAAAGCCGATGTTTTCGTGTGGAACGTGATGATCAAAGGCTTCACCACCTGTGGCTTATACCACGAAGCGCTTGGATTCTATCTCAGAATGGTACTGTTCACAGGAATCAAAGCTGATTCTTTTACATACCCTTTCGTGATCAAGTCCGCTGCTGGAGCTTCGTCGTTGTTAGAAGGGAAGACGATTCACGCGACTGTGATCAAGCTCGGGTTTGACTCAGATGTTTACGTTTCTAATTCTCTTATATCATTTTACATGAAGCTCGGGTGCGAATGGGATGCAGAGAaagtgttcgacgaaatgcctgAGAGAGACATTGTCTCGTGGAACTCCATGGTTTCTGGGTTTCTTGCGGTTGGTGATGGCTTACGGTCGTTGGCTCTGTTTAAAGAGATGATTAAATGCGGATTTGAACCGGACAGGTTTAGTATCATGAGCGTTCTCGGTGCTTGTTCTCGTGTGGAGTGTCTGAGAGTGGGAAAGGAAATACACTGCTATGCTATTCGAAGTGGAATCGAAGCTGGTGATGATGTTATGGTATTGACGTCAGTACTCGACATGTACAGTAGATTTGGTGAAGTGAGTTATGCAGAGAGGGTGTTTAACGGTATGATCATCAGGAATGTTGTAGCTTGGAATGTTATGGTAGGGTGTTACGCTAGAAATGGGAGAGTCGTTGATGCTTTTCTCTGCTTTCAGAAAATGGAAAAAGAGTTGCAGCCAGATGTTATCACGCTGATAAATCTGCTTCCTGCTTGTGAGATCTTGGAGGGACGAACGATTCATGGCTACGCAGCGAGGAGAGGATTTCTTCCTCATGTAGTGTTGGAATCTGCTCTGATTGACATGTATGGGGAGAGTGGAAAAGTGAAGTCAGCTAAGGTTGTGTTTGATCGAATGGGTGAAAAGAACTTGGTCTCATGGAACTCGATGATCGCTGCGTATGTGCAGAACGGGGAGAATTATTCAGCTTTGGAGCTGTTTCGAGAGCTATGGGATAAGGATTCATCTCTTGTACCTGATTCCACAACAATCGCTAGTATTCTACCAGCTTATGCAGAATCTCTGTCACTGAGGGAAGGTAGACAACTCCATGGCTATATAGTAAAAGCCAGATACGACGTGTCAAACACCATCATCTTGAATTCACTTGTGCACATGTATGCCATGTGTGGAGACCTCGAGGACGCAAGAAAACGTTTCGACCAGGTCGTGTTTAAGGATGTTGTTTCGTGGAACAGCATCATCATGGCTTACGCGGTACACGGTTTTGGCAGTGTTTCTGTTCGCTTGTTCTCAGAGATGATTACTAGTGGAGTAAGTCCAAACAAGAGCACCTTTGCCTCGCTGTTAGCAGCGTGTAGCATCTCCGGTATGATCGATGAAGGATGGCAACATTTCAACTCAATGAAAAGAGAATACGGGATTGATCCTGGTATAGAGCATTACGTGTACATGCTGGATCTCATTGGTCGTACAGGAAACCTCAGCTCAGCCACGAGATTCATAGAAGAAATGCCGTTTGTGCCAACGGCTCGGATTTGGGGATCACTGTTGAAAGCAAGCAGAAACCACAACGACATTACCGTTGCGGAGTTCGCAGCAGAGCAGGTTCTCAAGATGGAACACGACAACACGGGATGCTATGTCTTGCTTTTGAATATGTATTCAGAAGCTGGAAGATGGGACGATGTTAACAGGATCAAGCTTCTGATGAAAAGCCAAGGCGTATCTAGAACAACGAATCGGAGTATTGTTGAGACGAAAGGTAGAGCTCATGTGTTCACAAACGGAGATAGATCCCACGTGGAGACGAACAAGATCTATCAAGTCTTAGATATTGTCTTGGGGatgattgaagaagaagaagaaggaaaagaagaagacagtTATGTtcactgtgtttcaaagatgaGACCAGAGACTCTACTAAAGGAAAACAGCAATTCATATAGAAGACATTCGGTAAGACTCGCCACGTGTCTTGGACTGATCTCTACGGAAACAGGAAGAACAGTTTTGGTGAGGAATAACACAAGAATCTGCAGAAGATGTCACGAGTTCTTGGAGAAGACTTCGAAAGTGACGAGAAGAGAGATCATTGTTGGAGATTCAAAGATTTTTCATCACTTCTCCAATGGTTGTTGCTCGTGTGGAAACTACTGGTGA
- the LOC108841335 gene encoding putative F-box/kelch-repeat protein At4g35120 has protein sequence MKNNPIAPLPRKKKKKKTSPLPSFSSIPDDVIVNVFARLSKSHYSSLCLVSKNFYSLLSSPDIYFARSLVGNTDCARLYVRLWLPNPSSISHHHHSWFNLGYRQGRLSLVPVKALSSSGSPDRLNSATVAVGSEIYEIGGSNEEQRTRAVRVLDCRSHTWRRAPDMKVARKHAKSYLLDDKIYVIRGCTRTEVTMTWGEVFDLKTQTWKTLPKPPPSGDDVNSVYHGVVFGGRLYGFTVNNKNYAYDPKEERWVREAGFVGLGRISGPWCVIGNVIFAEHGRMLKWCDPRNGKWSVVHGLSLIPVFTKHYRRTQLVNHGGKLVIIWEEWNGDQRDRSVWCAVISFEKRLTPSSTMWGKVEEFNVVLDSVPKSFKLSSCLSLLV, from the coding sequence ATGAAGAATAATCCTATAGCTCCTCTACCAcgcaagaaaaagaagaagaagacgagtcCTCTTCCATCGTTTTCATCAATCCCAGATGATGTCATAGTGAACGTCTTCGCTCGGCTCTCGAAATCTCACTACAGTTCCCTCTGCTTAGTCTCCAAGAACTTCtactctctcctctcttctccaGATATCTACTTTGCTCGATCCCTTGTCGGTAACACAGACTGCGCTCGCCTCTACGTGCGCCTATGGCTACCCAATCCCTCCTCCATCAGTCATCATCACCATAGCTGGTTCAATCTCGGCTACCGTCAGGGTCGGTTAAGTTTAGTACCGGTAAAAGCACTCTCTTCCTCTGGTTCACCCGACCGGTTAAACTCAGCCACTGTAGCCGTCGGTTCCGAAATCTACGAGATAGGAGGGAGCAACGAGGAGCAGCGGACCAGAGCCGTTAGAGTTCTTGATTGTCGGAGTCACACGTGGCGTCGTGCTCCAGACATGAAGGTGGCAAGGAAACACGCAAAGTCTTATTTGTTGGATGACAAGATATATGTAATAAGGGGATGCACAAGAACAGAGGTAACCATGACTTGGGGTGAGGTTTTCGACCTGAAGACTCAGACTTGGAAGACGTTGCCTAAGCCTCCTCCTAGTGGTGATGACGTCAATTCGGTTTACCACGGTGTAGTTTTTGGAGGAAGGCTATACGGTTTCACTGTGAACAACAAGAACTATGCATACGATCCTAAAGAAGAAAGATGGGTACGAGAGGCGGGGTTTGTCGGTCTAGGGCGTATATCTGGACCTTGGTGCGTTATAGGAAATGTAATATTTGCTGAACATGGCCGTATGCTCAAGTGGTGTGACCCAAGAAATGGAAAGTGGTCAGTGGTTCATGGTTTGAGTTTGATACCTGTGTTCACGAAACATTACAGAAGGACTCAGTTAGTTAACCATGGTGGGAAACTGGTAATAATATGGGAGGAGTGGAATGGGGATCAGAGGGACAGGAGTGTTTGGTGTGCGGTGATTAGCTTTGAGAAACGTTTGACTCCATCAAGTACTATGTGGGGGAAGGTCGAAGAGTTCAATGTTGTTTTGGATTCAGTCCCCAAGTCATTTAAGCTCTCAAGCTGCCTATCGCTTTTGGTCtga
- the LOC108841409 gene encoding putative F-box/kelch-repeat protein At4g35120 produces the protein MTNNPTAPPSRKKKNKTNPPPSPPSFSSIPDDVIVNILARFSKSHYPSLCLVSKNFYSILSSPDIYFARSLIGNTDARLYVCLWLPDPSSGPHNSWFTLGYPQGQLSLVPVKVLSSSYSPADRLNSTTVAVHSEIYHIGGSKDKRTRAVRVLDCRSHTWRRAPHLKVARKRARSYLLDDKIYVLGGCTETEETIGWGEVFDLKTQTWKPLPKPPSHDDYVNGAVFGGRLYVFTIDNSKKYAYDPKEERWVHEAGFVGLGRINRPWCVRGSVIFAELGGKYMWYDPRYGMWSLIQGLNHVYERRCSNYRTIQLVNHGGKLLIIWDEWHRRQREHKRVWCAVVSFEKPLNSSNMWGMVERCNVVLGSVHKSYKLSSCLSVLV, from the coding sequence ATGACGAATAATCCTACAGCTCCGCCGTCTCGTAAGAAAAAGAACAAGACGAATCCTCCACCATCACCTCCATCGTTTTCATCAATTCCAGATGATGTCATTGTGAATATCTTAGCTCGGTTCTCGAAATCTCACTACCCTTCCCTCTGTTTAGTCTCCAAGAACTTCTACTCTATTCTCTCTTCTCCAGATATCTACTTTGCTCGATCCCTAATCGGTAACACAGACGCTCGCCTATACGTGTGCCTATGGCTACCCGATCCCTCCTCCGGGCCTCATAATAGCTGGTTCACTCTCGGATACCCTCAGGGTCAGTTAAGTTTAGTACCGGTAAAAGTGCTCTCTTCCTCGTATTCACCGGCCGACCGGTTAAACTCAACCACTGTAGCCGTACATTCCGAAATCTACCATATTGGCGGAAGCAAGGACAAGCGGACCAGAGCGGTTAGAGTTCTTGATTGTCGGAGCCACACGTGGCGTCGTGCTCCCCACTTGAAGGTGGCAAGGAAACGCGCAAGGTCTTATTTGTTAGATGACAAGATATATGTACTAGGAGGGTGCacagaaacagaggaaacaatTGGTTGGGGTGAGGTTTTCGACCTAAAGACTCAGACTTGGAAGCCGTTGCCTAAGCCTCCTAGTCATGATGATTACGTCAATGGTGCAGTTTTTGGAGGAAGGCTATACGTTTTCACCATAGATAACAGTAAGAAGTATGCATATGATCCTAAAGAAGAAAGATGGGTACATGAGGCGGGGTTTGTGGGTCTAGGACGTATAAATAGACCTTGGTGCGTTAGAGGAAGTGTAATATTTGCTGAACTTGGCGGGAAGTACATGTGGTATGACCCAAGGTATGGAATGTGGTCACTGATTCAGGGTTTGAACCATGTGTACGAGAGACGTTGTTCGAATTACAGAACGATTCAGTTAGTTAACCATGGTGGGAAACTGTTAATTATATGGGATGAGTGGCATAGGCGTCAGAGGGAACACAAGCGTGTTTGGTGTGCGGTGGTTAGCTTTGAGAAACCTTTGAATTCAAGTAATATGTGGGGGATGGTCGAACGGTGCAATGTTGTTTTGGGTTCAGTCCACAAGTCATATAAGCTGTCAAGCTGCCTGTCGGTTTTGGTCTAA
- the LOC130508271 gene encoding uncharacterized protein LOC130508271 produces the protein MDINQQAHPDCVYSANPFHECASACLERIAQGHVIKKNTKKPGSKILSFSGSFGRKKKETHSQPLSPSRPYQNGGGGFGNANTPKVYRSVPPPVAAVKNKKVSDSDKSFSSSSSTDPDDFFKHKPETKLSQILPLSPKPGKQEHNMNKTEADRETTLYNLLSSPIQHEKESSDDYYDDDDDNEIGVELDLESVMSDTFVSVGKYRVRSGSSPILTGIIEKHGDIAQDCKLESDSMRSRYLECLCSLMQELRSTPVGQLTKLKVKEMLAVLKDLESVNIEVAWLRSVLEEFARFQEDAETEKERQEGLVKAKREELEAQEAELVRLEEEVAKARLGIMETRAVMVEMERERSRMEKMGFKIEKFKGKTFIDELL, from the exons ATGGATATCAATCAACAAGCTCATCCGGATTGCGTATATTCGGCTAATCCTTTCCATGAATGTGCTTCAGCTTGTTTAGAGAGAATTGCTCAAGGCcatgtgatcaagaagaacaCTAAGAAGCCAG GTTCAAAGATTCTTAGCTTCTCAGGAAGTTTCGGTAGGAAAAAGAAGGAAACGCATTCACAACCGCTTTCACCGTCAAGGCCTTATCAAAACGGTGGAGGCGGTTTTGGAAACGCTAATACACCAAAGGTTTATCGTTCAGTACCTCCACCTGTTGCTGCTGTCAAGAACAAGAAAGTTTCTGATTCGGATAagtctttctcctcttcttcatcgACTGATCCGGACGACTTCTTTAAGCATAAACCGGAGACGAAACTCTCTCAAATCCTTCCTCTTTCACCTAAACCGGGAAAACAAGAACACAACATGAATAAGACTGAAGCGGACAGGGAAACTACACTATACAATCTCCTAAGCTCTCCAATACAGCATGAAAAAGAGAGCAGTGATGATtactatgatgatgatgatgacaatgAGATTGGAGTAGAGCTCGATCTTGAATCAGTAATGTCTGATACTTTTGTCTCTGTCGGAAAATACAGAGTGAGGTCCGGTTCGTCCCCAATTCTAACCGGTATCATCGAGAAACACGGAGACATTGCTCAAGACTGTAAGCTGGAGTCGGACTCAATGCGGTCCCGTTACCTAGAGTGTTTATGCTCATTAATGCAAGAGCTTAGGTCAACTCCTGTCGGGCAGTTGACTAAACTCAAAGTCAAAGAGATGCTTGCAGTTCTCAAAGACTTGGAGTCTGTGAACATCGAAGTGGCTTGGCTACGTTCGGTTCTTGAGGAGTTTGCACGGTTTCAAGAAGATGCAGAGACTGAGAAAGAGAGGCAAGAGGGTTTAGTGAAGGCTAAGAGAGAAGAGCTTGAAGCTCAAGAAGCGGAGTTGGTTCGGTTGGAGGAGGAAGTGGCTAAAGCGAGGTTGGGGATCATGGAGACACGGGCCGTGATGGTCGAGATGGAGAGGGAAAGGTCGAGGATGGAGAAAATGGGATTCAAAATTGAGAAGTTTAAAGGGAAAACGTTTATAGATGAGCTTCTGTGA
- the LOC108841198 gene encoding LOW QUALITY PROTEIN: putative F-box/kelch-repeat protein At4g35120 (The sequence of the model RefSeq protein was modified relative to this genomic sequence to represent the inferred CDS: deleted 1 base in 1 codon), translating into MTNNPIAPQPRKKKKKAKPPSFSSIPDDVIVNVLARISSSHYRSLSLVSKNFYSLFSSPDIYFARSLICNTDPRLYVGLWLPNPSSHHSWFTLRYRQGQNSFIPFELSLVPVKVLSSSYSPDRLNSTTVAVRSEIYQIGGSNEEKRTKAVRVLDCRSHTWRRAPDMKVARKGAMSYFLDDKIYVIGGCTRTEETMSWGEVFDLKTQTWKPLPKPPSDDDVHSYHNGVVYGGKLYVFTMNNNKYAYDPEEERWVQEAGVVGLGRITGPWCVIGSVIFAEHDRILKWCNPRNGMWSVVHGLYWIDVYAKRANEYRTIELVNHGGKLVIIWDEWNREHKSIWCAVISFEKRLTDMWGKVERCNVVLDSVHKSYKLSSCLSVLV; encoded by the exons ATGACGAATAATCCTATAGCTCCACAGCCtcgtaagaaaaaaaagaaggcgAAGCCTCCATCGTTTTCATCAATCCCAGATGATGTCATTGTGAACGTCTTAGCTCGGATCTCGAGTTCTCACTACCGTTCCCTCTCTTTAGTCTCCAAGAACTTCtactctcttttctcttctccaGATATCTACTTTGCTCGATCCCTTATCTGTAACACAGACCCACGCCTCTACGTGGGCCTATGGCTACCCAATCCCTCCAGCCATCATAGCTGGTTCACTCTCCGCTACCGTCAGGGTCAAAACAGTTTTATACCCTTTGAGTTAAGTTTAGTACCGGTAAAAGTGCTCTCTTCCTCGTATTCACCCGACCGGTTAAACTCAACCACTGTAGCCGTCCGTTCCGAAATCTACCAGATAGGAGGAAGCAACGAGGAGAAGCGGACCAAAGCTGTTAGAGTTCTTGATTGTCGAAGTCACACGTGGCGACGTGCTCCAGACATGAAGGTGGCTAGGAAAGGCGCAATGTCTTATTTTTTAGATGACAAGATATATGTAATAGGAGGATGCACAAGAACAGAGGAAACCATGAGTTGGGGTGAGGTTTTCGACCTGAAAACTCAGACTTGGAAGCCACTGCCTAAGCCTCCTAGTGATGATGACGTCCATTCGTATCACAATGGTGTAGTTTATGGAGGAAAGCTTTACGTTTTCACGATGAACAACAAC AAGTATGCATATGATcctgaagaagaaagatgggtGCAAGAGGCGGGGGTTGTGGGTCTAGGACGTATAACTGGACCTTGGTGCGTTATAGGAAGTGTAATATTTGCTGAACATGACCGTATACTCAAGTGGTGTAACCCAAGGAACGGAATGTGGTCAGTGGTTCATGGTTTATATTGGATAGATGTGTACGCGAAACGTGCTAACGAATACAGAACGATTGAGTTAGTTAACCATGGTGGGAAACTGGTAATAATATGGGATGAGTGGAACAGGGAGCACAAGAGTATATGGTGTGCGGTGATTAGCTTTGAGAAACGTTTGACTGATATGTGGGGGAAGGTCGAACGGTGCAATGTTGTTTTGGATTCAGTCCACAAGTCATATAAGCTCTCAAGCTGCCTATCGGTTTTGGTCTGA